Proteins encoded within one genomic window of Triticum aestivum cultivar Chinese Spring chromosome 2D, IWGSC CS RefSeq v2.1, whole genome shotgun sequence:
- the LOC123048368 gene encoding dirigent protein 1-like yields MAGASHVVVFLVFSNLAIAMGATPPILNPYVGKCKSSCEEELNISLYLHQVFAGAARNQEVILSPGFPNSFGVIAVNDWTMHATANSTASIIARAKGMHIQATQSQANGFAWFVPFSMVFEDSSFGGSTLQVMGAISGANGEWAIVGGTGKLSMARGTVNFTEVQPQSNPNSENYRKIDIHAFYTPSPAV; encoded by the exons atggccgGTGCTAGCCATGTCGTGGTTTTCCTTGTCTTCTCAAATTTGGCCATAGCCATGGGCGCCACCCCTCCTATCTTAAATCCTTACGTAGGGAAGTGTAAGAGTAGTTGTGAGGAAGAGCTCAATATATCTTTGTACCTGCACCAAGTATTCGCTGGAGCAGCCCGCAACCAAGAAGTAATTCTCAGTCCCGGCTTTCCTAACTCGTTTGGGGTGATAGCAGTTAATGACTGGACTATGCATGCCACCGCTAATTCCACTGCAAGTATCATTGCTCGGGCAAAGGGAATGCATATCCAGGCTACCCAAAGCCAGGCCAATGGCTTTGCTTGGTTTGTTCCTTTCAGCATGGTCTTTGAGGACTCCAG CTTTGGTGGGTCTACATTACAAGTGATGGGGGCAATTAGTGGTGCAAATGGTGAGTGGGCTATCGTGGGAGGGACAGGAAAACTGTCGATGGCGCGTGGTACCGTAAACTTCACAGAAGTCCAGCCACAGAGCAACCCAAACAGTGAGAACTACAGAAAAATTGATATCCATGCATTCTACACACCATCGCCGGCC GTTTAA